Within the Hevea brasiliensis isolate MT/VB/25A 57/8 chromosome 2, ASM3005281v1, whole genome shotgun sequence genome, the region TTATTTCAGCATGAAGTGTTTCCAGGCTTCATTATGATTTATGGGGttctattttctctttttcaAGCATATGGAGAATGTCTTTTGTTGATATCCAGAGTGATATGAGGGCTTTAATATgcaaattattttttctttttcctttttcctgcTAACTGTTAGTGGAGGGTACCTCAATCTACCATTTGCAACTATTATTTCAATATTAGGTTAAAAGAAAGTGCAATACGTCAATTTTGTCCAAGGTTTAAAGTAGGCTATatgtcttttttctttttttaaattttttataccaGTTCTTCAATTAGTTTTCTTTTAGTTGATTTGGAATTAAGTCACATGTACCACCAAAACATTTTTCATCATTTCTGAGTCCCATCAACATCAAGCTTGACTCATTTCACACAGAAGATGTCAGTAACCAGAGCCAGTGCTCACAATTTGAGTAATTAATCTTGACAATTTAATCCCAGCAATGGAAGGCACAACCCTGCTTGACTATTAAAGTAAGCGTACTTTTGAACCACTCTGCATGGATGATTAAACAAGAACTATGGAAGTTACTAACCACTGTGTATTACTGTTCCAACTGTGAATCATTACTGTGATCCCCTTTGTTGTGTGCAGGGAAAGCACTTTTTGTTTTAACTTGCTCAAGTTTCTAATAAAGAATCAGTATACATGACTCATTCTTTTCTTGAAACGAAAAACATTCTTGTAGATATATTTCTAGTTTTCTACCTTTCTTATTTTTGTTGCACCACAGCAATAGTTATTCTAGTGCTTACATTTAGTTTGGAATTTGGAACCTTCATATTTTATGTGTAGTTGAGCATGGTGAAGTTGTGGAATAGGATTTGTTTCCATTTCTAGTTTCTTTAGGTTTACATGAGCATGTTATGACCTGAGCTAATTAGAGAGGCTCTGATTTATGTTGCACCAGAGTAAAAGTTATTCAAGTGCGTACATTTAGTTTGGATTTTGGAACCTTCATATTTTATGTGTAGTTGAGCATAGTGAAGTTGTGGAATAAGATTTGTTTCCATTTGTACTTTCTTTAGGCTTATCTTATGTGAGCATATTATTACCCGATCGACGTTGAGGAGATTTTTGGGAATTCTTTGATATTGATCAATACCTGTACAGCTGTTACAAATTCTATTTTATATCTAGAACCGAGAACGCAGGGTCACTAAATTACCCCCTCTGCAGAACATCCTTGTCCTCAAGGATGAAGATTAAGGAAACCACATTTTTGAACTGTCAAACCAGCACTTTAGTGTCTTGTCCTTGTTGCTCTCATTAGTCTTGACGGTACGCAAGCCAGTTTTTCTGTTCTCTGTGCCCTAGCAAGTGCAGCATTGTCTGTAGAACTTTGAAGTTTTAACCCAGGATTTCAACTCGCTTCCATTTCACAAACTTCAATTTCATTgtttgtcttcttcatttctcgtaTTCATTCTCCTTGAGAATTTTGGGATCATTCAAATTCAAGCCAAAATCATCACCGCCCACATCAAAGTCACAGCAATCACCCAAATTAAAATCACGGCAGCCACCATAGGACTTGAATTTTCTTTTTCCGCTAGCCCTTTCCCTTTTCTTCTCAAATTTTCTCAGCAAGAGGAAGGTTATTGATGTAATTTGCAAAATATAGTTTGTGAACTGTTTGATTACAACTGTAGGAGGAGGGGAATTCTTTGTTATTGATAATACCCATACAACTGTAAGAGGAGGAGAAAGGGGGAGAATAGAAATTGAGGAGATTTTAGGGAATTCTTTGATATTGATCAATACCCCCACAACTGTTACAAATTCTATTCTATAACTAGAACCCAGAGTGAAAACGTCAAAAGGAGTCCACTTTATTTCTTATAGCTTTTTATTTTGTTATGCACTTATAGCCTATAAGGTGCAACTAATTTAAGTATTCAATACCATAAAATCTTAGCAATTTCCCCTTTCTTTTTGGCGTTCCAAGAAGCAATATTGCCTCTGATTAAAGGGTATCatcataatttcataaaacaccaATGGTTTGAATCCACAGTTTATTGGTGGTACACTCCTGTGAGTAGCCTGAACCACTGGTTCTGGTTTCTGGAACCAGGGACCCAAGACCAGGCCTCGAGGTCCTCTGGTTTTGGTTCGGTTCCAGTTTTGATCAAATCcaacaattgaaaatttttttcaattccttttctttaaaaaagaaaaagctgGTTATGGTCTGGTTCAAGAGGAGAAAGAAAACAGTCTGGTTTTGGTGTCAGGTTAGACTGGTCTGGAACATCTGTATTAATATCATTTTATCAtagactgatttttttttttttttttttttttttgagtcatATGGACTGATTCAATTTTGTCAGAAGCATAAATGGCTATAAAGTTATGCATTATTTTAAATACAGTTTTTTgttcattcaaatatttcttgTCAACATTTACTCAATTTGCTTTAGCACTGATGCTAATAGCCCTAATTTTAATTTTGTGTTCATGATCAAAGGCTGTTGAAGTGACTAATGAGGTAAATGCATGGGCGGAGAGGGAGACTAGTGGCCTTATCAAAGAGGTTCTTCCTTCTGGGTCGGTTGACAATACGACCAGGCTTATATTTGCAAATGCACTTTACTTCAAAGGAGCCTGGAATGAAAAATTTGTTGCATCAGCCACAAAAGAGTATGATTTTTACCTTTTGAACGGTAGCTCAGTGCATGTGCCCTTTATGACTAGCGAGAAGAAGCAATATATCCGTGCCTTTGATGGTTTCAAAGTCCTAGGGCTTCCTTATAAAAAAGGTGAAGATAAACGGCATTTCTCCATGTACTTCTTCCTTCCAGATGCAAAAGATGGGCTGCCTGCTTTGGTGGAGAAAGTGGGTTCTGAGTCTGGGTTTTTAGAATATCACCTTCCACAGCAACAAGTGGAAGTGGGTGACTTCAGGATTCCTAGGTTTAAGATTTCCTTTGGATTTGAAGCTTCCAAAACCCTTAAGGGATTAGGACTGGTGTTGCCATTCTCCGGCGAAGGAGATTTGACAGAAATGGTGGATTCCTCCGTTGGTCGGAACCTGTATGTTTCAAGCATATTCCATAAATCCTTCATTGAAGTAAATGAAGAAGGCACAGAAGCTGCAGCAGATTCTGCTGGTGTTGTAAGATTGAGAGATCTGATGCTCTCTGATAAACTGGACTTTGTAGCTGACCATCCATTCTTGTTCTTGATCAGAGAAGACATGACTGGAATGGTGCTGTTCATTGGTCATGTGCTTGATCCTTCTCAGGCCAATTAAGTCTCATGTAGTGAAGAACACAAGTGTTAAACATAACAAACATAAAACTATCATAACAACTAAGGTCTGGTTGATGTATTGTATTTTGCTGTTCCTATTGTGCCTTGGGAATTGTTTACTGCAAGGCGCTAACTTTTGTACGACGTGTTTGCTTTGAAGTGGAGCTCTTTTTATCTTCTCCATTTTCGTTTGTAATGATAAGCTCTTGTCTCTTGAATTGTTTGCAATAGAACCGCGTGTATTATTATGCTACTTTGGTAGACTATACGTGTCAAGCATGTTTTCATTTGCTCTAACCCTCAATTGAATGCATTGTGTAATTACTCTTTGATAGAGTGAATTTCACCCTGCCTGAAGcattgttattattattgttgttatatTGAGTGATTTGTTTTCCGTACTTTTACATTCTTGCTCAGTTTTCTTGTTCCAGATTAATGCCGTGTGCAACACTCACGGAAAAGCCAGAAGTTCCTGATTTTATTTAGCAGTAATTAGTTGACTGGTATACAAGTATCAGCTGTGTGATTGTGAGGCACATGGCTTTGATCTACGAACTTTTTTAAGAGAAAAGAGGGTGGGACTCGAACTTGGGTTTAACAGCGCAACTAAGTCAGCGTAGGCTGATCTGCAATTCACTATTTTGGGCACAAATCCAATAATCTTTTGTTAATTGCACTTATTAAAAAATTGCTTTAATAAACTATATTAATTCTAAACAGGGTGgagaggggagagagagagagaaatgagaAAATTCTTCTTCAGGCTGAAATTATAGCGTAGGTTGAAGGTTTAGACCTGGCAGAGCATGTTACCTGAACTGGATAAGTGTATGCCTTAGATATTTTAGAGCATGTCACTTATTCATAGAATTTTTTGGAtttataaactaaaaaaaataagtcaagaaaaattaattttttattttaatttttataaattaatttaattaaatattttatgatattatcttatttaattattaaaatttcactttaaattttatttaatatatttttatttattttaataataaatatatttgtagagctatttttttatcaattatataattatttattaatcactaataaatatttttatttagaataagtaaacttatatatttaaatatttttcttgcTAAATCTGATTTATTATAaactcaaaatatatatataataagacttattaaatatatgagttttacatatttttatattaaatttataataaatcaagTGTATAAAAAAATTTTGTATGATTTTATTAGaagttttatattttaaatttatgatgagtaaaaaaaatttataaataatttaataaatatataattatttaaaattttaaatattaataaatttaaattaatatttataaattaatttttataaaattaagttaCTTATTTGGCAAGGTGTCTTTTGGGCTTTCGGCCCTTTGCTTCTCTCTCGGATGGGGCGGTGCAGATGCCGACGCCTCTGTTTCAAGACAAATTAAAGATTcagatgaatatatatatatatatatatatatatatgcatttgGCAAACACAAAAAATATATAAAACGACGGTGGAACTTGgagcatatttattattaaaatatatatatttatagtacaaaattttaatttagagcaCTCGTTCCGACGCACCGTATGGGTTTCACATGCCTGGCCTGAAATTTTAATTCTTACAAGGCTAGTCTTTGTCTCTCTCTCCTCAACAAGACTGTTACATTACCACCTTTAGCTCTGTTTTCACTTCGAAATTACGATCAGGACTCTCTCCTCGGAGAAGAGGAAGGCCCCATCTAGTGTTCAAAATTCCCACACAATCTTTTATCTCTTGACTACAAAAATCTTCTTCATCTTGTCATCTACAGTTAATTTCTTCTTTGCAAACGACAAAGCAACAGGATTTTTCTCCTGATTTTCTTACCTTGTAAGgcacaaaatatataaattttcatgTACTAGTGATTGATGATTGGGTTAGATATGACGTTGGCTTGACTCCATCTTTTGTTTACCCATTTTTGATGGGGTGACGGCCACCACCCCCCATTAGTCAAAAGAAAATCATCTCATTAATTCTGTATAATTAGATTCTatttaactataatttttaaaataatatttaatattttaattatttatattatttaataatataatatttatattaatttttaaatattaaaaaagtatttttcaaaaaaattatctttttaatttttaaaaattaaaagaatattttaattaaaataaataaaataatattattatttttatttttaatgattaATCAAAcagttaattttatcaaatatttttactttaaattattatataaattattaattatcaacGGCTAATATTTAATACTAAAAACAGTAAaacaattaataattaatataataattaacagTTATTATAATAGTTAATATTACAGAACATGACTTAAAAGAGTAgttcataaaatattatttattttaatttttaaagattGAAAGAGTATTTTAATtaggtttaaaaaaataaaattatttatatatttaataattaatttaatatttaattttattaaatatttttattttaaattattatataaataattaactattaattattaatatttaataattaataaaataactaataACTATTAGAATTATTAATATTACGCAACACACTCTTAGTTAAGTGGGGCTAATTTGATAAGATTAGGGTGTTCAATCTAGACTAAACCTCTTGCTGTAATTTGGAAGTGTGAATGGTACTGTGAAGCTTTTTCCATGAGAATATTATTGGCCATATCGTTAAGAAACATCCAAAAATAGAAGGATATACCATATGAATGTGAATAAAGCATGGGTGCTTTCATAGAAAAGAAGGCCTGGGGCCTTTCATTGAAAGAAGGCATGGATCCATTGGTTCAGTGCAATTATTATGGAGTGTCAAGTGCCTCAAAAGACAATTTAATATCAATCATCCAACTCAAAATTGACTTCCTTGTTCATCATGGTGGAATTCAGTTTATTCACAGAAAATTTGCTTTTGGACCAATGCTCTGAACTTTCGTTGATTTTCATCATCTAGAAGAGGAGAAAACAGAAAACAGAAAATGACATTCCTAATAACTCATTAATTCCACTTGATTCAGCAATAAcgtgtaattttttattttattttattttattttatgtgttcGATCTCTACTGAAATTTCATAGTGTGAGAGATGAATTCAGTAAATGCACTTAATAGTTAAAGGTCAAGTGGGTTAATGAAATGGGGATTTGGTTCTCATGGTAATGAATTAAGTTGCTGGTGAGTTATTTAAGatcttattttataaaaatttgatttgataaatgagttgagtttaaatttaatttttaaatttatttaataaataaataaataatttaaatttattgatattaaacttatcaaattttataaattcatttatttaataaGTTTAAGAGTTAATATGTAAATAAGTTTATGAGCAATTTTGTTTAACTAAACTTTTgagttatttcattttttttttgagttCGGTTCGATAAAAAATTCAACTTGATTCAATTGGTTTAcgggtctaactgagcttattgATATATAGCGCACTTCTAGCTTAATTCTTCTTTGGATTGGTGGAAAAGGAAGATGAAGGAAAATAAggggagaaaataaaaattaaaaagatatatttttttagatagaaaaaagaaaataaagagagaagaaaatttatcctattttcttttaattatttttttttaatttaaagagaaaataagaaataaaaaaaaaacttttaatttttatcttttagtttttatttattcaaatataaaaaaaataaatgataaaaaaaattctttttatttttctttctctctAATAATTTATCGGAATAGAATGTAAAAGAAAAATACACGAGTTGAGCTGAACTCTTCAAAAGTCTTCAGTTCGGCTCGGTCGGATTGCCCCTGTATGAGATGGGAAACGAAGGAAACGAGCAAAGCAAGGGGCATAATAGTGAATACGAAGCAAGTCGAAAGCAAAATTGGAAACGAGCAAAAGCTTGTTAATAGGTGCAAGAACTATCAAGTTTCAAGGCCCACGCGTTCTTCTGACCATACGTTGCCCAAAGGCCTAAGCTTTAGTTCATGTTTATGCTCCTCGGTACAAGACAACATTTTTTTTTGATATGCAGTATACGACAACCTTAACGCAATCCTAAACTCACTTTCCACCCTTAGTTCAGtttcttcaaaaattttttttttaatgatcataacttcccctctttcttgttttttttttcaatattattaatctaATTCCCTTTCGTTCTTTCTGGTAATTTAATCGTTTTGCTTTCTTGCAAAGTCTCCATAggactttctttctttctttctttctttctttttcttttcttttctttctcaatctttattttctttttctggttttgcTTTCTTTTGTTTTCAGTTTATAGAGAAGTAGAGACGAGGGAGAGTCTTTTAAGTTTATCTAATTAAGCAGGGAAGGTGTAAGCAACGATAAAGATGGTGGAAACAGCTAACAGCCACCAGCCACCTCCATTTCAAGCCGCCCCCCCACCACCTCCATCTCTTGCCGTTTCAAGGGGTCCCACTTGGACTCCGGCTGAGCAACTCCAGCAGCTCCAGTACTGCATCCATTCCAACCCTTCTTGGCGTTAGTCTCTCTTATCCTTCTGTCACTGTTCTTTACTTTTCTGATGATTCCTGTTTGTAGTTTAGGCTTTATGTGAAAGGAGGATGCTTTGCATAGTGGGATAGAATAAAGATATCATAGTTTGTGCATGTCTCCAAATCTTTATGATGGGATTAAGGCTTGGAGattgattttgaaattttatcATATGCTTTATTTATCTTATCGATTTTTTAAATTGATACTTATATACTGGAC harbors:
- the LOC110637127 gene encoding serpin-ZX, producing MDIRESIGNQNAVALGFSKHVLLTEAKTSNSVLSPLSIQVVLGLIAAGSKGSTLDQLLSFLKSKSNNQFSSFSSDLVSVVFADGSAAGGPRLSFANGVWVDSSLSLKPSFKQVVDNVYKAASNQVDFQTKAVEVTNEVNAWAERETSGLIKEVLPSGSVDNTTRLIFANALYFKGAWNEKFVASATKEYDFYLLNGSSVHVPFMTSEKKQYIRAFDGFKVLGLPYKKGEDKRHFSMYFFLPDAKDGLPALVEKVGSESGFLEYHLPQQQVEVGDFRIPRFKISFGFEASKTLKGLGLVLPFSGEGDLTEMVDSSVGRNLYVSSIFHKSFIEVNEEGTEAAADSAGVVRLRDLMLSDKLDFVADHPFLFLIREDMTGMVLFIGHVLDPSQAN